The DNA region AAAAAGCAGGAACTGCTTGATGGAATTAAACAAGGCATAAAAGAGGCCAGGGATATTAAAGATGGAAAGATTGCCCGTTTAACGCTGAGCGATATATGACCGGGGAAATTAAGATCATTTATTCCCCTATTTTCATTAAAAAAGCAAAACAATTAAAAAAGAAACATCCATCATTAGTCAATGATTTAACTCAATTGGCGGTAGCCCTTACTGCTAACCCAAAAACTGGCGTCGATTTAGGTAATGGTATTTTCAAGATCAGACTTGCCGTTAAAAGTAAGGATAAAGGAAAAAGCGGAGGTTACAGGATTATTACTTATCTGCAAACTGAGAACGAAGTCACTATGATTTATATTTACGATAAATCTGAAGAGGCAACAATTTCAAAAAAGGATATTCAAAAAATTATCGACAGCCTTTGATTAGGTTAAATGCATATTCCATACCAATCGTTAAAAACGGTCTAAAACAAAGAAAATTAAATTTTATTAAAATTATTTTCAATTTCCTATTGACAAATTAAATTTTGTTGCTACATTTGGCTCATTCAAAAACGAAAAATGAAATTATTCAACACATATTACTTTGGTTACTTTTACTATTTTAGTGAGAGCCGGGGCTAATATGCAAAATGATAGATAAAAATATTAAAAATGTATAGGAAAGTCCCGGGCGAAAAGCCGGGACTTTTTTGTTTAACGCAAAAATGGAAACGACGAAACGAGTAGCAATTCAAGGTATAAAAGCATCTTTTCATGAAGAGGCCGCCTATAAATTCTTTGGTAGAAGCATTGAAACAATTGAGTGCAATTCTTTTAAAGAAACTTGCGACAGGCTAGAGAAAAACGAGGCAGATTTTGTGGTAATGGCCATCGAAAATTCTATCGCCGGAAGCTTACTACCCAATTACACATTAATACGCGACTATGGCTTTTCGGTAGTTGGCGAAGTTTACCTGGCTATCCAGCTACATTTAATGGCCTTGCCAGGAGTGAAGTTTAACGATATTAAAACCGTAACCTCGCACCCAATCGCCATTCGCCAGTGCATCGATTT from Pedobacter endophyticus includes:
- a CDS encoding type II toxin-antitoxin system RelE/ParE family toxin, which encodes MTGEIKIIYSPIFIKKAKQLKKKHPSLVNDLTQLAVALTANPKTGVDLGNGIFKIRLAVKSKDKGKSGGYRIITYLQTENEVTMIYIYDKSEEATISKKDIQKIIDSL